The genomic DNA tgcagcgatgttgatagcccacgcagtgcaagtgtcattttaaacgtcaaacttttatgaaattatgacgtatacttaacacttacactgcgtgggctatcaaatacgctgcagactttgtttggtttgactttagtaatgtaacgatcttggagattttgaaaatattttgtgtataatctcctttttttccattgcaagatcaatatcaacgcagctcatattaaaacggaactttttagtgagccgcgtttcccgcctttttatttttttatttcgttacgcGACGACAAgcaagccgcatacagccaataataatatagtccattttagcaatttgttacgttcgaaattcaaattcgtacagagcggcgcggtggtcgatatgggaccgggagttctcccggttgtgtctgttcatacattacatacatacatacggtatttttaccctgttgagccaaatgaatatttttgaaaaaaatatatgttatagaacattaatttatacatataatacccaaaattggtgggtgtccctatttcggaaatataaaaaaaaatttttgaaaaattaaaagtgaaaatattactagttataaggatatttgaaactccatttttttttaataattcatctagattacttacataatgtgtataagttacaaaaaaatcggttcggtagtttagataaaaaaaaatgaaaaccaaatttctttttttttaattttctcaaaaacctgcagcattttagggttatttttttggtgaaatagcatcttacatctggcctaataaattggcaaaacggcaatcaatttggcttctggggccgatgccccatacaaacacggctagaccctttggtatgtaagatagttttagtaccccccatgcccccagatacttatttcaggatttttaatagtaaatcacccccaaccctttaaattagggcatggaagattgtcataagcaacttaaaaaaagaagtgaaatcccaccaaaaacattttgatgtaaaatgttgcccaaacgaaaccataaggctcgcactgtcaaaaagttatcagatctcttgccaagcttctaactctacaagccctctaactttactagccctacaccaaaagtatgtggcttggccgtttcattTTTACAAGAActactgtaagtataatacaaaaaccgcccaaatgcgaatcggactcgcgttccaagggttccgtacattacacaattttaacaatatatattttttttagagaaaagtgagtaaaatgtcattaaaaaacccgtagggatcggaaaactaggtacttaagtccgactcacgcttgactgcacatttctaataggtttttctggcatctataggaaaagagctaatatgtgtatttttttcataattttagacccagtagtttcggagataagggggggggggggggaatggtcattttttgcgtattttcttaaataacttctaaactatttattttaaaattatgaaaaaatatatctgaggttctcacaatgagccccttaatttgatatataacaagatatagtgtttttttcttctatttatcattcatctcaaaagtgacccctttatttgtgacgtcccacggtcaaaggtaccttatggcgggtatggagttatgcataccccagtaatctacaataaataagctatcgataatacAAAagaagagatatgattttttgaaaataatgttgtgaaatgagcaactttacgatacagaagttttaagtttagccgcctaaaaaactatgttcctgaagtaagttacatagttgactacaaataataataccttatatatctgagatttaaaaaatgttgcgacttgttctgtaatgcaaatagaaacctttgatatcgactgatttatgtgtatactaaccagtctcttgaaaataaagttttatttcattttcacgatttattgcaatgagctctctagatttaaattttatctattagaaaacgacactgagagacagtttaagcaaaaaacaataccgatttagaggtgaaaatgtattttctgactttttcatataaaatcagataattgaatatttttacttttaatgtaacacacaatcaatttttctgagcacataatatgaaagaaattcagtcattcaaatgaaataaatcctaaaaccccaactaaatactatatttaaccccttatgccactttaaacttacataacaataacagtatttgctccatacatttacgaaaaggtaccttatggaaataaatctaataatacatcactacaaaacatcaatcacattgaagcttttatcttttatgaatagaaaatattaatttacattaaactgccacaaatttaattggttcttcgtcataataatcttaaaaaagaccaataatttgtatgtaatgaaaaggtaccttgtggttaagttacatgatgaggcatgatgatgatggaacggttaggataaactaataatattttggggtaaagatattataaatcgtctatttcttatcaataatatattttggttgccattgaagacaagcggcattgaggttcaatgaccttagatattccataaggtaatgcgtcgggtattggcatttttcagcaaaccaatggctgatttattgcatgcgaccaaaccaaatgaagattattctagttaagaaagacttgacgagagtaactttagtataatagcaggctacttggatttataatgtcggtcgatgtacggttataatatttgctaggcgccccaaccagaactgaaattatcaaattagttttgcagaatgctagagtctggctactgaaattttacctaaattattggcgggaaattcaaaaaatcttgggctggtcacactttgtgtagtaggaattatagttttgatactagacaatatctttgatattctgtgcacaaataaggtacctaaggaaataagctaaataaacgtttaagtgcactcaaagtcagctcacataatttctaccactatttaaagtacagtcaacgacaaacacacatgtttacgttccaatatttagattttatagatatttttcagaacttttaatttatccgtttctttatacacttgtcctatttatgagattcaggcattaataaattcacgtacttaatcaaagtaatcggcaaatgttagaactagtacttaaagtatcaaaatatttatagagcaccaacctcgtattttgtttacatttggttagaagttgtaaacattgcactttttcattatacaacgctacacgtcgacttcgcacattgtcgtaattatttacgagcttaaataatagtttgtgaacctcactcagcatagaaattattaatattatttaaaataaaccccataaaaaccgcaaacaatttgaatgaatgacataaatcgacaactgacttttagctttttttcaaatcatagacaattggtgatacaacaacgaaatatctgtcaacaatttttggctagccagactctaatacagttctctaccaaacttcttttcccgtattgactagtttttttggaaattttcaaccttttttccataaggtacctttttactaaactctgagacgacgttactaggcttataactaacttataacaaaaataaaaacaggtaaacaaacgttacgcattaaggtttgagatcacacaataaaaaaaaattgagcattttttcacctctttacaaaacatttcataactccgaaactagaaaccctcataaggtaccttttcccgtggaacgtcacatttgaatttctattatttactttacatgtatgttcttgggttatagacttacatgtgtataccaaatttcaacttattggtgcagtagttacggagcaaataggctgtgacagtcagacagccagacacacgagtgatcctataagggttcagtatttttccttttgaggtacggaaccctaaaaataatgaatttaataaatttttcaccttatgcccatgtggcggtagcgaaacagccaagccacatattttgactaaggtgtagagttagtgaagttagggcttgtagagtttgaagcttggctcgacaagagatctgacaactttttgacagtgcgagtcttatggtttcgtcttagcaacaatttacatgaaaatgtgtttggtgggataattttttacagtataaatatttattcgtaacaaataagtattatattaacataattttgacagtacatctggtgctacattacgacaccggtgctataataagcacattaaaacactccctttggccgtgtgttaaaatttgtcactcgttgcaaaatatctatttttcgcacttctatcgtaaatacctacctatgtattaacaaaaaaagtcacttgtaaatagttactgcctctaaaaagtataagtgccgcaatgttattagactttttgatctataaacgtctttaggtcaataaagcaagtgataaattattagagttagaccaagaaaaagtctgcagcaattttgacagcccacgcagtacaagtgttatttataagtcataattttatagaagtttcttcaaatcgaccttattaataagagattaaaaatattcaaaattatcttaaaatattttaatctaatatttcatctcttctcttcttagcaacaagtacaaattcagaataattgggaataatagcgagcaactgttatttttgaatgctgggccttgttacccgccgggcctgatatgcctgcacttcacctaccttatttgttttacaaggggaaaagttgttgattaaccgctcgtgctaatattgatacccaaacaagcgaaacattttttttattaaataggaggcaaacgagcagacggatcacctggtggttagcgattaccgccgcccatggacacccgcaacaccagaagggttgcaagcgcgttgccgacctttaagatgggggtcttttaaggtttgaaggtcgtatcggacagttcattccacagtttggctgtgcgaggcaggaagtacattcacaaattcaaacattctaaaattgaagcacgagcgtagcgagtggttcgtaaaattgaaccttgagcgtagtgaaggtttcgagggacgaaggttaaataaaattttcatcacatcagctcgtaaaggccctcttgatttttcgaaacggataagaaaagtggcatttaatttgatgcaaattttgagttgtttccgtaggtaaattggatcagttggttggtaatattgactttaaaatgataaatattgaataacgttagtttgaaattgattttatgataaagtaaatattatcggagatgatcgctcttaaaaaatatatgtcgctagtcatttataacctaaaagcgccaaattacgcaaaattatattgaaatgacacctgtgtattgaatttgaagaatactttaacaagggtagttatctgtatgacaatgcacctaaaataattttcaaatgtatctattatttctatacttaacacgataacgaattctacgtaaacgaaaccgcgggcaatccctagtacatatagaaataaataagggaaggtaagtttccattagtgtactgtgtaaaataactatttaccattgataataattttataaacgctttgcgtattttaaggtcaccgcgctaaccgctagcccgcgaccgtcgatcgctgcctcctgccccggcgcacagcgcggcgcgcgaaaacgccgcgcgtttgaaatataagctcggaatgcatacttacgtatcagtatttagtgtcgccgtgattttatatttctaatcttttgtgtgagaagtaagatctttattatgaccgtgtaatattaactctacagactttaattcaatattggctatactgcttaaccagaaatcaatatctagacaagcacattgtctacatttctaactttttacatgtatactaagttgataggtaatatcgtaattttgcaatatcagctactctaattctgtatttacataataattcgtgtttttacgttcaccagaaagcagctgttccagatttctaaaaaccgaatattgtgaataaattaaagtgttattgaatatgttaaagttttttgtaactttaattttatatttacatagttatttagcaaaaattgaaatatttaaatatggccgaacgctccacctaaaattttctaactttttacatgaacgttatttaacatgcttacaataacatatcaaaaaagaaaaaactttaatgttatcaaaacccatttttgttccaccgctggtctaactTGCCCCAACTGACTATCTATAATTATcctatgtacttattttagtttcaaaattttaatataCGTAGATAAatcgtcaagcaaatcttgtcagtagaaaaaggcgcgaaattcaaattttctatgggacgatatcctgtcgctcctacatttttcaaatttgccgcctttttctactgccaagatgcccctgtttatcaaaagcttgtaacttgtaatagtTGTAATACAaatggaagtccctttctaacaaaagcagtcaaaaagggacttccgctcgtattacaagttacaagcttttgataaacactAAACAGGACACAGGATATTACAGATGTAGAGActacggaaagagaagagtcgtggaatgtattggaccTCGTACATTCCACGATTCCTCTCTTTCTGAAAGATTCTAATGAATAATTATAGCCGGTCAAataactttgtcagtagaaaaaggcgcgaaagtcaaattttctatgggacgatatacttttgcgcctacattttttttagtttgccgcttttttctattGACGGAAATGCCTTGTCAGactataggtaattattttcaTATAGTACTTTCTatatggaaaacaattatgcactttATCCGAACTGGCCTCGGACCGGACCGTGGTCGGATTTCGGTAGGTACGCCCGTCTGTTATAGCTGTACGAAACCAAACCGAACGTCTTGTCACCAACTTGTCACTCAAGAGCCTAGCAACACTCACTGAAACGACGTTGTTACGTTATCTGTGGCACAACAAATCCGCGCTATCGAGGCGATTATTACTGTTTTGTACAATTTTCTCGTATATTTCAACAAATTTAGATCCGTAACTAtcaaaatgtaagtaattaactactatacttatatattcaataatatattttgcttAATTGATGTATTAATTTGAGATTGTCTTACTTTTAGGGCAACCACGGCCAAGCCACGCTCGGAGATGACATTGGAAGAGTTAGCTAAGATTGAGGAAGAAGAATTCAGCACAGGGCCTCTGTCCGTGCTAACACAGTCCGTGAAGAACAATACTCAAGTTCTGATCAACTGCCGAAACAACAAAAAGTTGCTGGGCCGCGTCAAGGCCTTCGACCGGCATTGTAACATGGTTCTTGAAAATGTAAAGGAAATGTGGACTGAAGTGCCGAGGACTGGTAAAGGGAAAAAGGTAAGCAGATTCATTTGAAATAAAAGTCGGGGTTAGGTCTTTCAAGTATTGAAATTGTTTGAGGTTATGTTGGATGTTTGGTAAAACAAAGACCAGTgacgtatgtatgtaatgtacataGTTGAATGTTGCTATGTTAATTATTATCAGCTATAACCGCGAGAGTCGaacttcgcaaattgcgggcatttttctctgtcactctaattacgccttcattggagtaaaagagaaagatccccgcaatttgcgaatttcggttttcgcggtagcccctctgttcaAGCCCTTTCCCgcataagggtggtattccacctgtccaatttctttgcccaatgtcagtgcgtctcactctctcattaaagcaaaatgcgagatgcaatacacattggacataGAAATTGGATGGGTGGAATACCACCTTAAGAGACCACCAGTGGGATGaatctttttaataattttgaataatattttttttttctgaataataTTGCTTACTTGTCCTGCATTGCAAATCCGAGT from Cydia fagiglandana chromosome 21, ilCydFagi1.1, whole genome shotgun sequence includes the following:
- the LOC134675020 gene encoding probable small nuclear ribonucleoprotein Sm D2, with translation MATTAKPRSEMTLEELAKIEEEEFSTGPLSVLTQSVKNNTQVLINCRNNKKLLGRVKAFDRHCNMVLENVKEMWTEVPRTGKGKKGKAVNKDKFISKMFLRGDSVILVLRNPLATAAGK